The Thermosynechococcus sp. genome has a segment encoding these proteins:
- a CDS encoding FHA domain-containing protein encodes MIGRGKDCTIVLADRWASRRHAMIQRLDNDDYYLIDLGSRNGSILNGQTIQVPTLLKTGDRFIIGKTTLEFRTDEAVSTTPPDAPVTLQPTILIIQPPGIQVQIWQELLRSQGLEVLVESGQINSRRIISDFVTVMQRNPDLLLLDSQLEKPDIGNLLNWIKATYPQLRSFIIDRYDNHISPVQRQWAVEHGAMDWLPALPDENLTMFGAEIAAQLRRILKALGRNTLEQDKLAVTLLNLQLATNDDLPSQLLSEYVNRPPFPPQ; translated from the coding sequence GTGATTGGCCGGGGCAAAGACTGCACGATTGTTTTGGCAGATCGCTGGGCTTCCCGTCGCCATGCGATGATTCAGCGTCTGGATAATGATGATTACTACCTGATTGATTTGGGGAGTCGCAATGGCTCTATTCTCAATGGCCAAACAATTCAGGTGCCAACGCTTCTCAAAACGGGCGATCGCTTCATTATCGGCAAAACAACCCTTGAATTTCGCACCGATGAAGCTGTCTCCACCACACCGCCAGATGCCCCTGTTACCCTTCAACCCACCATTCTCATCATTCAACCCCCCGGCATTCAGGTACAAATTTGGCAAGAACTCCTGCGCAGTCAGGGTCTAGAAGTTCTCGTTGAATCAGGGCAAATCAACAGCCGCCGCATCATTAGTGATTTTGTGACCGTGATGCAGCGCAACCCCGACCTGTTGCTCCTTGATTCGCAACTGGAAAAACCGGATATTGGTAACCTCTTGAATTGGATCAAGGCAACGTATCCCCAGCTGCGCAGTTTCATCATTGATCGTTACGACAACCATATTTCCCCCGTACAGCGACAATGGGCAGTAGAACATGGGGCAATGGATTGGTTGCCGGCACTGCCCGATGAAAATCTCACAATGTTTGGGGCGGAAATTGCGGCTCAATTGCGGCGCATTCTCAAGGCCTTGGGGCGCAATACATTAGAGCAAGACAAGCTCGCAGTTACTCTTTTGAATCTGCAATTGGCGACAAATGACGATTTGCCCTCCCAGTTGCTCAGTGAGTATGTGAATCGTCCGCCCTTTCCGCCGCAATAG
- the scpB gene encoding SMC-Scp complex subunit ScpB: protein MQGDTDLRTLAMRVEAILYLKAQPLTLKELATLAGTDPEVIELALIELLNDYAHRQTALEVVQIDDKYSLQLKSAFQALVQSLVPLELGVGAQRTLALIALRGPIPQPEVIALRGSSAYQHIQELLTLGFIQRRRDNRSRSYILQVTERFHQYFQVDQLPTIAAERADDSHTH, encoded by the coding sequence ATGCAAGGGGACACTGACCTGCGGACATTAGCGATGCGGGTAGAGGCAATTTTATACCTCAAGGCACAGCCCCTTACACTGAAGGAACTGGCAACCCTCGCCGGCACTGACCCTGAGGTCATTGAACTGGCGCTGATTGAGCTACTCAACGACTATGCCCATCGCCAGACGGCCCTTGAGGTTGTTCAAATTGACGATAAATATAGCCTGCAACTCAAGTCCGCCTTTCAAGCATTGGTTCAGTCCCTTGTCCCCCTTGAATTGGGGGTTGGGGCCCAACGTACATTAGCCCTAATTGCCCTTCGTGGACCCATTCCCCAACCAGAGGTGATTGCACTGCGGGGTTCTAGCGCCTACCAACACATTCAAGAACTCCTTACCCTGGGGTTTATTCAGCGGCGGCGGGATAACCGAAGTCGCTCCTATATCCTCCAAGTAACTGAGCGCTTTCACCAGTATTTTCAGGTGGATCAACTGCCAACTATTGCGGCGGAAAGGGCGGACGATTCACATACTCACTGA
- a CDS encoding beta-ketoacyl-ACP synthase III gives MTVQGVKFSGVGAATPRQCLTNAHLSALVDTSDEWIQSRTGIQERHVAAPDQRLVDLASEAAGAALQMAGLEPTAVDLIILATSTPDDLFGTACLVQTRIGAVNAVAFDLTAACSGFLFALVTAAQYLRTGAYCSALVVGGDILSRWVDWGDRRTCILFGDGAGAMVLQASDVDQLLSFELRSDGRLNEHLTLAFAGTPQTLGENLAIAQGGFAPITMNGREVYRFAVTQVPEVIEKALHRAGCTVEEIDWLVLHQANQRILDAVAERLGIPQEKVISNVGQCGNTSAASIPLALSKPIQQGHIQPGDLIATAGFGAGLTWGAALFRWQ, from the coding sequence GTGACTGTGCAGGGCGTTAAATTTAGTGGCGTGGGTGCGGCAACCCCCCGTCAATGTTTGACCAATGCCCACCTCAGTGCCCTTGTAGACACCTCCGATGAGTGGATTCAGTCCCGTACCGGTATTCAGGAACGGCACGTGGCCGCTCCTGATCAGCGCCTTGTGGATCTGGCCAGCGAAGCAGCAGGCGCGGCCCTACAGATGGCGGGACTAGAACCCACAGCGGTAGATTTGATCATCTTGGCCACCTCGACGCCCGATGATCTCTTTGGTACGGCCTGCTTGGTGCAAACTCGCATTGGGGCAGTGAATGCCGTGGCCTTCGACTTGACAGCGGCCTGTTCTGGCTTTCTCTTTGCCTTGGTCACGGCCGCTCAGTATTTGCGCACCGGTGCCTACTGCAGTGCCCTTGTCGTTGGGGGGGATATTCTCTCCCGTTGGGTAGATTGGGGCGATCGCCGTACCTGCATTCTCTTTGGCGATGGCGCCGGCGCGATGGTCTTGCAAGCCAGCGATGTCGATCAGCTCTTGAGCTTTGAACTGCGTAGTGATGGCCGCCTCAATGAGCACCTTACCCTTGCCTTTGCGGGTACTCCCCAGACTTTAGGGGAAAATCTGGCGATCGCCCAAGGCGGATTTGCTCCCATTACTATGAATGGCCGCGAAGTTTATCGCTTTGCCGTCACCCAAGTTCCCGAAGTGATTGAGAAAGCTCTTCACCGCGCTGGCTGTACGGTTGAGGAAATTGACTGGCTGGTGTTGCATCAGGCAAACCAACGCATCCTTGACGCGGTGGCTGAACGTTTAGGCATCCCTCAGGAGAAAGTGATTAGCAATGTGGGTCAGTGTGGTAATACCTCCGCCGCCTCGATTCCCCTTGCCCTTAGCAAGCCGATTCAACAGGGGCATATTCAACCTGGAGATTTAATTGCCACTGCTGGCTTTGGTGCCGGTTTAACTTGGGGAGCTGCCCTGTTTCGCTGGCAATAG
- the plsX gene encoding phosphate acyltransferase PlsX: MTRARIAVDAMGGDYAPDEIVAGALRASEELDADILLVGDPVPIQRYLDEHAPTAKPQIIEASDVVDMGEEPLSALKRKPKASINVAMDLVKTGAADAVVSAGHSGAAMAAALLRLGRLPGIDRPAIGAVLPTLIPGKFVLVLDVGANVDCRPKYLEQFAVMGSIYSQYVLEVENPKVGLLNIGEEDCKGNDLALKAHQLLRQNRQIAFLGNAEGRDVLSGQFDVVVCDGFVGNVLLKFAESLGSVLIQILREELPRGWRGQLGTALLRPNLRKIKQRIDHAEHGGGLLLGVDGICIISHGSSQAPSIFNAIRLAKEAVDHRVSERIQACCQHAVAVEDRA, encoded by the coding sequence ATGACTCGTGCACGGATTGCTGTGGATGCCATGGGAGGTGACTATGCTCCCGATGAGATTGTTGCTGGGGCCCTCAGGGCCAGTGAAGAATTAGATGCCGATATTCTCCTTGTGGGTGATCCGGTGCCCATTCAGCGCTACCTTGATGAACATGCCCCCACAGCCAAGCCCCAAATTATTGAAGCCAGTGATGTTGTTGACATGGGGGAAGAACCCCTGAGCGCCCTCAAACGCAAGCCCAAGGCCTCGATTAACGTGGCGATGGATCTCGTCAAGACGGGCGCTGCCGATGCCGTAGTTTCTGCGGGTCACTCAGGGGCAGCGATGGCGGCGGCACTATTGCGCTTAGGCCGACTCCCTGGGATTGATCGCCCCGCCATTGGTGCAGTCTTACCCACCCTGATCCCCGGCAAATTCGTTCTTGTTCTCGATGTCGGTGCCAACGTGGACTGCCGCCCCAAATACCTTGAGCAATTTGCGGTCATGGGCTCCATTTACAGCCAATACGTCCTGGAGGTTGAAAATCCCAAGGTGGGCTTGCTCAACATTGGCGAAGAGGACTGCAAAGGCAACGATCTAGCCCTAAAGGCGCATCAACTCCTACGGCAAAATCGCCAGATCGCCTTCTTGGGCAATGCCGAAGGCCGCGATGTCCTGTCGGGACAATTTGATGTGGTGGTCTGCGATGGGTTTGTTGGCAACGTCCTGCTCAAATTTGCTGAATCCTTGGGGAGTGTCCTCATACAAATTCTGCGCGAAGAGTTACCTCGGGGCTGGCGGGGTCAACTGGGTACGGCGCTGCTGCGTCCCAATCTCCGCAAAATTAAGCAGCGCATTGATCATGCAGAACATGGGGGTGGCCTCCTTTTGGGGGTGGATGGCATCTGTATCATTAGCCACGGCAGTTCCCAAGCGCCCTCGATTTTTAATGCCATTCGCCTTGCCAAGGAAGCAGTGGATCATCGTGTTTCAGAGCGGATTCAGGCCTGTTGCCAGCATGCCGTTGCCGTTGAGGATCGGGCTTAG
- a CDS encoding gamma carbonic anhydrase family protein has product MVITAPSAFWPPVVSDRAAFIAPNATLVGDVRLGEGCSIWYGAVLRGDVAYIEIGAHTNVQDGAILHGDPGQPTILGAEVTVGHRAVIHGATVEDGCLIGIGAVVLNGVRVGAGSIVGAGAVVSKDVPPRSLVLGIPAKVVREVSDTEAADLRQHARKYEQLAHVHNGTGHNLGFSA; this is encoded by the coding sequence ATGGTAATCACTGCCCCTAGTGCTTTTTGGCCACCCGTTGTCAGCGATCGCGCTGCCTTCATTGCTCCCAATGCCACCCTTGTTGGCGATGTTCGCTTGGGTGAAGGCTGTAGCATTTGGTACGGCGCTGTTTTACGGGGTGACGTAGCCTACATCGAGATTGGTGCCCACACCAATGTTCAAGATGGTGCCATCCTCCATGGCGATCCGGGGCAGCCTACGATTCTCGGTGCAGAGGTCACTGTTGGGCATCGCGCGGTCATTCATGGGGCAACGGTGGAAGACGGCTGCCTAATTGGCATTGGCGCGGTGGTTCTCAATGGCGTTCGGGTGGGGGCTGGCAGTATTGTCGGTGCTGGGGCAGTGGTCAGCAAAGATGTTCCCCCCCGCTCTTTGGTCCTGGGCATTCCCGCCAAAGTCGTGCGTGAAGTGAGTGACACTGAGGCCGCCGATCTACGTCAGCATGCCCGCAAGTACGAACAACTTGCCCACGTCCACAATGGTACAGGCCACAATTTAGGTTTCTCTGCCTAG
- a CDS encoding DUF4335 domain-containing protein has translation MLLQRQYSLPNCTLRIEGLSGQAGAEQLDIVTLCEWEIVGQNQRLKGGKEFLVALLNSVPAAAQTWLSGVKLRRSPQYPIQVNIQGFNQVSLHIPRKLLQTSPQENVEPSPDPLEVQLTWLQLADLVEALDQLCSDSQTLPTLRPTFHSLPRRAIAPAVPLRKQLMPLGIGAASVAVMAAIFFHLPVPERRPSREEAPPPTPEAVTPSPAPTTPAVPNP, from the coding sequence ATGCTGCTGCAACGCCAGTATTCATTGCCCAACTGCACACTGCGAATTGAAGGGCTCAGCGGTCAAGCGGGCGCAGAACAGTTGGATATTGTCACTCTCTGTGAGTGGGAAATTGTTGGCCAGAATCAGCGGCTCAAGGGGGGCAAAGAATTCCTTGTGGCCTTGCTCAATAGCGTGCCAGCCGCTGCCCAAACCTGGTTGAGTGGTGTCAAGTTGCGGCGATCGCCCCAGTACCCGATTCAGGTCAACATTCAGGGCTTTAATCAAGTGTCCCTCCACATTCCGCGCAAGTTGCTGCAAACGTCTCCCCAAGAGAATGTAGAGCCATCCCCTGACCCCCTAGAAGTGCAGCTCACTTGGCTGCAACTGGCCGATCTGGTGGAGGCTCTGGATCAACTCTGTAGTGATAGCCAGACACTGCCTACCTTAAGACCAACATTCCATTCCCTCCCTCGGCGGGCGATCGCCCCTGCTGTGCCCTTGCGCAAACAACTCATGCCCTTGGGTATTGGCGCCGCTAGCGTAGCCGTCATGGCTGCGATCTTTTTCCACCTACCCGTGCCTGAACGCCGTCCCTCTCGAGAGGAGGCCCCCCCTCCTACCCCCGAAGCCGTCACGCCCTCACCGGCACCCACAACACCAGCAGTTCCGAATCCTTAG
- a CDS encoding DUF3038 domain-containing protein has translation MPETIESPEVELLPPMLAALPDPQGVSVCPRRARWQLDLLLLALECVDLNAPELMFQVLRDLQLQVMIPNRVVFWQIRCTNPFRQITQRTPLPLAETKALTAVVVQVARRQTAILRHLLLVLDQLQAQNLPPETYAPLAEYLDRFRRHFRKRMNLQRSGLFLYKNNQALNELGLKLLAQLLLCAGTKGMERLWLSLFDGEVS, from the coding sequence ATGCCAGAAACAATCGAATCCCCTGAGGTGGAGCTACTACCCCCGATGTTGGCGGCCCTGCCCGACCCCCAAGGGGTGAGTGTGTGTCCTCGGCGGGCCCGTTGGCAATTAGACTTATTGTTGCTTGCCCTAGAGTGCGTTGATTTGAATGCCCCTGAGTTGATGTTTCAAGTGCTGCGGGATCTGCAACTGCAAGTGATGATCCCCAATCGGGTTGTATTTTGGCAAATTCGCTGTACCAATCCCTTTCGCCAAATTACCCAGCGTACCCCCTTACCCTTGGCGGAAACCAAGGCCCTCACCGCCGTAGTTGTGCAAGTGGCGCGGCGGCAGACGGCAATCCTGCGGCATTTACTGTTGGTGTTGGATCAGTTGCAGGCGCAAAATTTGCCCCCGGAAACCTATGCCCCCTTGGCGGAATATTTAGATCGCTTCCGCCGTCACTTCCGCAAACGCATGAACCTCCAGCGATCGGGTCTGTTTCTCTACAAAAATAACCAAGCCCTCAATGAGTTGGGTCTAAAGCTTTTGGCACAACTTCTGCTCTGCGCAGGCACAAAGGGGATGGAACGCCTTTGGTTGAGTTTATTTGACGGGGAAGTGAGTTAA
- a CDS encoding YbjN domain-containing protein, producing MVSEVQPADSTSLDPAPENWIETIETVISGLHQGDAPRVGQTDSGKIWMFRYGSADIFVQLSGHTEEDFLTIWSPVLPLPVTDEFGLYRKLLTLNWLTTLEAHFAIAEEQVQVVATRTLGGITAGEIARLITIVATLADEYDDALRAEFKG from the coding sequence ATGGTCAGTGAAGTACAGCCGGCGGACTCAACCTCCCTTGATCCTGCTCCTGAAAATTGGATTGAGACGATTGAAACTGTCATTTCCGGTCTTCACCAAGGGGACGCTCCCCGCGTTGGCCAAACGGACAGTGGCAAAATTTGGATGTTTCGCTACGGCAGTGCGGATATTTTCGTACAGTTGAGTGGCCACACGGAGGAGGACTTTCTCACGATTTGGTCACCGGTGCTGCCCTTGCCTGTAACCGATGAATTTGGACTGTATCGTAAGCTGCTGACGTTGAACTGGCTGACTACCCTGGAAGCGCATTTTGCCATTGCCGAGGAACAAGTACAGGTGGTGGCTACCCGTACCCTAGGCGGCATTACTGCGGGTGAAATTGCTCGCTTAATTACGATTGTGGCCACCCTCGCCGATGAGTATGATGACGCCCTTAGGGCTGAGTTTAAGGGCTAA
- a CDS encoding pyridoxine 5'-phosphate synthase yields the protein MATLGVNIDHVATIRQARRTVEPDPLAAAVLAELGGADGITVHLREDRRHIQERDVRLLRQTVRTHLNLEMAATPEMVAIALEIRPDYVTLVPERREEVTTEGGLDVVSQQEPLTQVVQTLQGAGIPVSLFIDADPAQLQAAAKTTAQFVELHTGRYAEAKGEAAQQQELAILAHGVQQAKSLGLRVNAGHGLTYTNVGAIARLEGIEELNIGHTIISRAVLVGMVQAVRDMKALISP from the coding sequence GTGGCAACCCTAGGGGTGAATATTGATCATGTGGCAACGATTCGCCAAGCCCGGCGCACCGTTGAACCAGACCCACTAGCGGCAGCCGTTTTGGCAGAGCTGGGGGGCGCTGATGGCATTACTGTCCATCTGCGCGAAGATCGGCGCCATATTCAAGAACGGGATGTGCGCCTCCTGCGGCAGACGGTACGCACCCATTTGAACCTAGAGATGGCTGCCACCCCCGAAATGGTGGCGATCGCCCTGGAGATTCGCCCCGACTACGTGACATTGGTGCCTGAGCGGCGCGAAGAAGTCACCACCGAAGGGGGTCTAGATGTGGTGAGTCAGCAGGAACCCTTGACCCAAGTGGTGCAAACCCTGCAAGGAGCAGGAATTCCCGTGAGCCTGTTTATTGATGCCGATCCAGCTCAACTGCAGGCAGCAGCCAAAACCACCGCTCAATTCGTCGAGCTGCATACCGGCCGCTACGCCGAGGCCAAGGGGGAAGCGGCGCAACAGCAGGAACTAGCGATTTTAGCCCACGGTGTCCAACAGGCAAAATCCCTAGGCCTGCGGGTGAATGCGGGCCATGGATTGACCTACACCAATGTCGGGGCGATCGCTCGCCTTGAGGGAATTGAAGAGTTAAATATTGGCCACACCATCATCAGCCGCGCTGTTTTGGTGGGCATGGTACAAGCAGTGCGGGATATGAAAGCCCTCATTAGCCCTTAA
- a CDS encoding pentapeptide repeat-containing protein, whose translation MGEDKMTLRENQTAAALRLSKVLAARHRWRTGWQSLRSVLMPIAMVTVLVAWGLDWDGVGVVAALVLGGLSFPLVWTSTYHWFTEDLTEQQRQFILAALGLSLTVVALIAMTGAMDWIRARFQGTNWDAVGALAEGFGALGQILVALLAAYVAWRQYIISRDLTIQQNRITQQQTIDSYFQGIADLILDDEGLLEDWPPERAIAEGRTAAILAGLDAEGKAKIIRFLSGAKLLSPLKRDRRLGRAIFDGLGGYEEDIEYGVRVINLGSMLAGADLSGTDLRWTELSDANLTGTLFRNCNLTRANLAGAILQGADFTNADLSRVRLFYGTVEQASPRDRLNPPNFRTGAQTGAVIEDANFTNVKNLSEEQRYYCCAWSGSRSRETIPGGCEGVPNKLGR comes from the coding sequence ATGGGCGAAGATAAAATGACGCTCCGTGAAAACCAAACAGCGGCTGCTTTGCGTCTCAGTAAAGTGTTGGCAGCTCGCCATCGTTGGCGCACGGGTTGGCAGTCGCTGCGTTCGGTATTGATGCCAATCGCCATGGTCACTGTTTTGGTGGCTTGGGGACTGGATTGGGATGGGGTGGGTGTGGTGGCTGCTCTAGTGCTGGGGGGACTCAGTTTCCCCTTGGTCTGGACTTCGACCTACCACTGGTTTACAGAGGATTTGACGGAACAGCAACGGCAGTTCATTTTGGCCGCATTGGGTCTGAGTTTAACAGTGGTGGCACTCATTGCCATGACTGGGGCGATGGACTGGATTCGGGCACGGTTTCAAGGTACAAATTGGGATGCAGTAGGGGCATTGGCTGAAGGCTTCGGTGCCTTGGGGCAAATTTTGGTGGCCCTCTTAGCGGCCTATGTGGCTTGGCGACAGTACATCATCTCTCGGGATTTGACAATTCAACAGAACCGCATTACCCAACAGCAAACGATTGACAGTTATTTCCAAGGGATTGCCGACCTCATCCTTGACGATGAGGGCCTATTGGAGGATTGGCCGCCGGAGCGGGCGATCGCCGAAGGACGCACTGCTGCCATCCTGGCGGGACTAGATGCCGAAGGCAAGGCCAAGATTATTCGCTTTTTGTCAGGCGCAAAGTTACTATCGCCGCTGAAGCGCGATCGCCGGCTGGGACGGGCGATTTTTGATGGGTTGGGTGGCTACGAGGAAGACATTGAGTACGGTGTGCGGGTGATTAATCTTGGCAGTATGCTAGCGGGTGCTGATCTGAGTGGTACCGACTTGCGCTGGACCGAATTGAGTGATGCCAATCTAACGGGCACACTCTTTCGCAACTGTAATCTGACACGAGCCAATCTCGCGGGGGCGATTTTACAGGGGGCGGATTTCACGAATGCCGATCTCAGTCGTGTGCGCCTATTTTACGGTACGGTTGAGCAGGCCAGTCCCCGCGATCGCTTGAATCCCCCCAACTTTCGCACGGGGGCACAAACCGGTGCAGTGATCGAGGATGCCAACTTTACCAATGTCAAGAACCTCTCCGAAGAACAACGCTACTATTGCTGTGCTTGGAGTGGCAGCCGTTCCCGCGAAACGATTCCCGGTGGCTGCGAGGGAGTTCCCAATAAGTTGGGACGCTAG
- a CDS encoding photosystem II protein Y, which translates to MGMDWRVLIVLLPVLLAAGWAVRNILPYAVKQVQKLLQKAKAA; encoded by the coding sequence ATGGGTATGGATTGGCGTGTCCTGATTGTCCTGTTACCTGTGCTACTGGCTGCGGGCTGGGCAGTTCGCAATATTCTGCCCTATGCAGTGAAGCAAGTTCAAAAGCTCCTGCAAAAAGCAAAAGCAGCCTAG
- a CDS encoding HEAT repeat domain-containing protein — MPSLEQLAQQLESPNSRDRLLALAALRDVPSADAVPLIKKVLWDENLQIRSMAVFALGVKSTPECFEILVQLLESEPDYGIRADAAGALGYLEDGRAFEPLVRAFYEDTDWLVRFSAAVALGNLKDPRAVDVLRSALKSQEVVMLQGAIAALGEIGDPSVVEDILPFVTAEDWLLRQRLAEALGNLPSPKTQAALEYLAKDEHPHVALAAQISLQRLQERLSSEVQGTGN, encoded by the coding sequence ATGCCTTCCCTCGAACAGCTTGCCCAGCAACTGGAGAGTCCCAATTCCCGCGATCGCCTGCTGGCGCTAGCGGCACTACGGGATGTCCCTTCTGCAGATGCCGTACCCCTGATTAAAAAAGTCCTTTGGGACGAAAATCTCCAAATTCGCTCAATGGCTGTCTTTGCCCTTGGCGTCAAATCCACACCGGAGTGCTTTGAAATTCTGGTGCAGTTGCTTGAGAGTGAGCCTGACTATGGCATTCGTGCCGATGCGGCGGGGGCCTTGGGCTATCTCGAAGATGGGCGGGCCTTTGAACCCCTAGTGCGCGCCTTTTATGAGGACACCGATTGGTTAGTGCGCTTTAGTGCAGCTGTGGCCCTGGGCAATCTCAAGGATCCGCGGGCAGTAGATGTGTTGCGATCGGCGCTGAAAAGCCAGGAAGTGGTGATGCTTCAAGGAGCGATCGCCGCCCTAGGGGAAATTGGCGACCCCAGTGTTGTGGAAGATATTTTGCCCTTTGTCACCGCCGAGGATTGGTTGCTACGGCAACGGCTCGCTGAAGCTCTGGGCAACCTGCCTAGCCCAAAGACCCAAGCTGCTTTGGAATACCTCGCCAAAGACGAGCATCCCCATGTGGCATTAGCAGCTCAGATTTCTTTGCAACGCTTGCAGGAGCGGCTTTCCTCTGAAGTTCAGGGCACCGGCAATTGA
- the hpf gene encoding ribosome hibernation-promoting factor, HPF/YfiA family, with product MRLVIHGKNIDITDGIRSYVNQKIERATSHFQNVINEVDVHLSVARNRSTAPKQTAEVTLFVNGSVIRAEESSENLYASIDLVADKIARKLRKLKEKRQDKSRAKDTNSVVEPEVVTDLVGDRTPQLPEQVVRMKYFAMPPMTIQEALEHLEMVDHDFYVFRNRDTGEINVVYERNHGGYGVIQPRPTSNNHHHDTADAAAKAPAKASH from the coding sequence ATGAGGCTAGTGATTCACGGTAAAAACATTGACATTACGGATGGCATTCGCAGCTATGTGAACCAAAAAATTGAGCGAGCCACCAGTCATTTCCAGAATGTGATTAACGAAGTTGATGTGCATCTTTCCGTGGCTCGTAACCGCAGCACAGCCCCCAAACAAACCGCGGAAGTGACCCTATTTGTTAATGGCTCAGTGATTCGCGCCGAAGAAAGCAGTGAGAACCTCTACGCCAGTATTGATCTCGTTGCGGACAAAATTGCCCGCAAACTTCGCAAACTCAAAGAAAAACGGCAGGACAAGTCCCGTGCTAAGGACACCAATAGTGTTGTTGAACCCGAAGTGGTGACCGATTTAGTGGGCGATCGCACACCACAACTGCCCGAACAAGTGGTGCGGATGAAATACTTTGCCATGCCGCCGATGACAATCCAAGAAGCCCTTGAGCACCTAGAAATGGTGGATCACGACTTCTATGTCTTCCGCAATCGCGATACGGGAGAAATCAACGTGGTCTATGAACGTAATCATGGCGGCTATGGTGTGATTCAACCCCGTCCTACTTCCAATAACCACCATCACGATACTGCTGATGCCGCTGCTAAAGCCCCGGCCAAAGCTAGCCACTAA
- the lipB gene encoding lipoyl(octanoyl) transferase LipB — translation MKNALGWHCALGTIPYRDAWRWQQQLVAERRQNPAAPDVLLTLEHPAIYTLGQGATTTHIHFDPVATGIEVLRIERGGDVTYHCPGQLVAYPILNLRRHCCDLHWYLHQLEEVVIQTLGHYGIKGERVAGLTGVWVEGYKVAAIGIKVTRWISFHGIALNVVNDLKGFGRIVPCGIGDRPVGNLRQFCADIQLEDVRQQFVAAFSRVFGLEFAPKALADLLIPLSG, via the coding sequence ATGAAAAATGCCCTCGGTTGGCATTGTGCCTTGGGAACCATCCCCTACCGCGATGCTTGGCGCTGGCAACAGCAACTGGTGGCTGAGCGCCGTCAAAATCCTGCAGCCCCAGATGTTCTCCTCACCCTTGAGCATCCCGCCATCTACACCCTTGGCCAGGGGGCAACCACCACCCACATTCACTTTGATCCCGTGGCTACGGGCATTGAGGTATTGCGTATTGAGCGGGGAGGGGATGTCACCTACCACTGCCCCGGCCAATTGGTGGCCTACCCGATTTTGAATTTACGCCGCCACTGCTGCGATTTGCATTGGTATCTCCACCAGTTGGAGGAAGTTGTAATTCAAACCCTAGGACACTATGGCATTAAAGGGGAGCGCGTTGCTGGCCTGACGGGTGTTTGGGTAGAGGGATACAAGGTGGCCGCCATTGGGATCAAGGTGACCCGTTGGATTAGCTTCCACGGCATTGCCCTCAATGTGGTGAACGATCTAAAGGGGTTTGGTCGCATTGTCCCCTGTGGCATTGGCGATCGCCCGGTGGGCAACCTGCGGCAATTTTGTGCCGACATTCAACTGGAGGATGTCCGGCAGCAGTTTGTTGCTGCCTTCAGCCGTGTTTTTGGGCTCGAATTTGCCCCCAAAGCCCTTGCTGATCTCCTAATCCCCCTCTCTGGTTGA